In Bacteroidota bacterium, the sequence CTCTCCTTGACAATTTCCGTAACGGCCTGCAAGTCGAGTCCTGCCGCGGCCGGCGTAGACGTCGTTGTCACTGTTTCGTTTTGTGCCACACCCGGCTGCCGAACAATCAGGCACATGAATGTCAAAACAATGCTCCCTGTGAAAAATCCTCTCATGATATCTCCTGCTAATTTATGGAATGTAGATTCAACCCGCCTCGGTTATCACACCTCTTAGATTCATCAGATCAAGAAAAGTTTGATCATCGAGGGAAGAAACAAAAAGGGCTTGCCCAAAAACGGGTTCGCCCATTTGTCCATGCGCGCTTTTCACTGCAGGACCATCACGTCCGGAACAACCTCTTCCATCAGCAGTGAAGAAACCGCACTTGCATTTTACAAATTGCCGGCCTTCGACGCCTGGTTCTTTTACTACTTGATGACAACAAAACGGCGGTCGCCGTCGCGCATCACGACCAGATATTTTCGGCTGTCTTGCGTGAACTCCGTTGTACTGAATTCCGATACCGTCACCGAAAGGTCCGCCGTATAATTATAGTAATTCTGAAGCACTGAAGCCGGGATTACGCCCTTCCCCGAATTGCTTGCCAGGAGTATCGAATAGCCGGTATCGATTCCTTCGAACCCGTCGGCCTCTTCGTGAATTCCGGGGGGCACGCCCCCGTTCCTCATGCGGAAACCTGAACCGTCCGGACCGACGTCGATCATCGGCGTGACCCGAATGAGAACGCCGGCCACAGGGTTTCCCCCCGACCACGTGAGGGCAAGGTCGCTGTCCGGCATGACCTGTTGCCCGTTCGCAAGACCGGTAAGATTGATGAGGGCGGCAGGCGAGGTGATCGACACTTTCGTTGCAGGAAAGGACGATGAACCCGTCACATCAAATTCATAGCTTGTATTTGGAACAAACTCCACTCCCTGCCCCTGACTGCCAAACAAATGAGGGAACAAGGAATAGATCGCCCCTCCGAAGAAGTGCTGAAATCTCTGCAATTCAATCTGCCGGCCCGAATAATCGAGAAACACTGCGCCGATATCCTCCGCTCCATGCCAATAGCGGGGTTTGGCCGAAAGCGTATCGAAAACAACGGCCGACGCGTCGCCGGACCTCTCCGAGTCCTGATCAACCGGTCCTACAAAAGGATTCCAGCCGATCGAAAAGATACCGTCGCTGCTGTCGACGGGAACGCCGGCGAGATGCGCAGCAGAAACCTCGTCGATGACAATGGAACTGGTCACCGAACTCTGATCGCCGGCGGATTGGCCCGAATAATAATGTGGGTGCGTCGATTCCGTGCACCCCTGAAACTCGACGGCCCCGATCATCGCCGCCAAAGACAACAAGGAAAGTATTTTCTTATCCATAAGACCCTCCTGCGCAGTCGCTTATTTGAGCAGCACCATTTTCTTTGTTTCGGATCTTTGCGCGCTTTCGAGACGGTAATAATAAATACCGCTTGGGAGCGAGGAAGCGTTAAACGTTACACTCTGTTCGACCCCTCCCCGGACCACGCCGTCGACGAGCGTTGCGACGCGCTGCCCGAGAATGTTGTAGACTCGTAATGTCGCGACCCCCGTCGCCGGAAGGCTGAAGGAAATTATCGTGCTCGGATTGAACGGGTTAGGATAATTTTCGTTCAGCGTCATCGTCTGCGGAGTCCGGGCGATCGCATTATTGACAACTCCCGAAGTTGTGCCTCCGACATTCCACTGGAGCCTGTAGGCACGGTAGCTGACGATTTGGTCGGGCAGGCTCATCTCATAGACCTTGGTCCCATTGCTCGTCACTTCAGTCACCGCAACATTGCAGTCCCCCCATCCGATGAACGTATTTCCGTTCGGGAGACGCTGCACATACCCCATCGCACCGCTCACGTAATCGGGATTGTTCCGGTATTGCCAGACGAGCGTCGCAATTTTGTGCACTTGGTCGACTTGATACTCGAGAGCGCGCGAAAACGGCGGGTTGTGGAAATTTCCGTTGTCAAACATCGTAAAATCTCCGTTCGCGATCCGGCGAATGGCGTGCTGGTGGGAGTACCCGATCGTATCGTTGACAAACGTAAACTGATTGTTCTTCCCTCCCATTCTCCAAATGATATTTCCGGTCGACCGGTCGATTTTCGTGATCTCATCCAGGTGGCGTGAAGAGAGGATGATGTTGCTGTCGGCATCCAGCTCGATGGCATTGCTGTGAACGTAATCGACCGTCGCCGCCGTCAGGTCTTCGTGCGTGGCGTCAGTGATCTTAAAATGATCCCAGCTTCGCCATTGAAAAACGACATTCTTCGCCTTGTCAAGTTCCTGAAGAATAATCCCTATTACCTTCGCTGATGTGTTTCCGTTCGCAACGATCTTTGACATGTCAACATATTCATCGTCATCGCCGAGCAAAAGCGCATGGCCGTTTGGCAAAAGGCGGAGCTCGTGCACGTCAGTGACGTATCCGTTCCCGACTCCATAGCTGTTAACAATCGAATAAGTCGAGTCCAATTCATAAAACAACCACGGACCTTCGTCGAAATAAGTCAGATGTCCGTTCGGCTGGATGACAAAATCGATCGGCGTCGAAACCGGTTGTTGGTAGAAATATGGAGTGCCCGAATTTTCCAGGATCATGAGATACGGCGTCGCAGTGACACTCTGGGTCCAGGCAAAACTGCTCAAAAAAATATTCCCCGGTGACGTGGTGCTGTCGGTCGTGATCGTAAATGCGGGCAAGGTCGAATGAACCGATGAGTCGTTCGCAGCCAACGGATGGCTGGCCGATGATCGATGCGTCCCTGCCGGCAGTGCTCCTTCCCCTTCCAAACGCATTTTTTGGAGTGACGGCGGAAGCACTTTCGGCGTAATCATAAATGTAAACTGTGTCGGCAGGACTCCGCTTCCGTCCGTCACACGCAATCCCGCATTCAGGTTCACGGTGACAGCTTCCCCCTCCGTGAACGGAATCGCCGGGGCAAATATTACGGTCCTCCCGTCATCCGAAAGAACGAGCTTTCCGTCATGAATTCCGCTGACGGCGCCTGTCACGGTAATGATTCCGCTCGATGAAAGGCTAGATGGATCAATATTGCCCATCGTTCTGACGGCGATCGTTGTTTGGGGCATGTGCATTGACGATCCGGGAACCGGCGAGATGTATTCTATAGTGGAACTGCTTTGTTCCTGTGCAACAAGGTCTGCAACGAGCAACACGGTAAAAGCTGCAACACTCAATCCGTACCTAATTCTCTCCACTCTCTCTCCTCTCCAGCCGCCGATCGCTGCTGCGCTGTCCCGTTCAGCTCATCGTTGATGGAGCATCGGCATGATCAGGCGGCAATGTTTGTGCGATGAATTTTAACCGCGGTGCTCCCCTTCGCCAAGCGGTGACTTGTTTTTGACACCGCCTGGCATAAAGAGGTTTAGCCCATTTTCTTACGTTGAGGAAGCGACTTACTTCAGCAGCATCATTTTCTTCACTGCTTCAAACGTCCCGCTCTGGATCCTGTAAAAGTAGACGCCGCTGGCAAGCGATGAGGCGTTGAACGAGACCTCGTACGTTCCCGCGTTCTGTTCGCCGTCGACCAGTGTGGCAACCGCCTGGCCAAGAATATTGAACACCCTCACGACCACCTTTCCCGATACGGGGAGCGTGTAGCGAATTGTTGTCGACGGGTTGAACGGGTTCGGGTAATTCTGCTCGAGCGCGTATTGCACCGGCTGAACAGAAGAAGTCCCGCTCACCAGCGTCACAGAACTGACTGAGAGCGGCAGCGAAGCGTTCACCGGATTCCCCGAAGCATCGTACGACACGGAAGCGTTCCCCGATGCGCCGCCGTTATCGGTGTACCCGGTCCAGTCGGCGTTCACCGAGTAGGATCCGGGCGCAAGACCGGCGATGTCATAGTTCCCGGACTCGTCGGTGACCGCGAACCCGGCAACCGTGTTATTCTTCACAGCGTAAACAATAGCCCCCGCCATCGTCGGAGCTGTGCCCGACGTCAGGCTGAGCGTTCCTGTAATGTCGGCGAACCCGTTCATGAGCGCCGGAATCTGATGAACATAAATGTAAATACCGTCGACGGCATTCTGGTCGATCGCTACCCTTGTGGCTTTCTTCCATCGCGTGGTCAGAGTATCCTCTGAATAGAACGCCGGAGCGTAACTCCCAAGAGGAACGGCAAGAACAAAGTACGAACCGGGCAAGAGATTGTTGATCGTAAAATTCCCGAGGGAATCCGTGTCGACAACATACGACCGCGGCTCTTTGAATTTGTCGACCGTTAGCCATCGGTCGCGCGTCGCAATGATGCGGGCTGCCACTCCGACATTCAGCGAAGAGTCAAGAACGCTGCCAGAAATCGTTCCCGT encodes:
- a CDS encoding aryl-sulfate sulfotransferase, which encodes MERIRYGLSVAAFTVLLVADLVAQEQSSSTIEYISPVPGSSMHMPQTTIAVRTMGNIDPSSLSSSGIITVTGAVSGIHDGKLVLSDDGRTVIFAPAIPFTEGEAVTVNLNAGLRVTDGSGVLPTQFTFMITPKVLPPSLQKMRLEGEGALPAGTHRSSASHPLAANDSSVHSTLPAFTITTDSTTSPGNIFLSSFAWTQSVTATPYLMILENSGTPYFYQQPVSTPIDFVIQPNGHLTYFDEGPWLFYELDSTYSIVNSYGVGNGYVTDVHELRLLPNGHALLLGDDDEYVDMSKIVANGNTSAKVIGIILQELDKAKNVVFQWRSWDHFKITDATHEDLTAATVDYVHSNAIELDADSNIILSSRHLDEITKIDRSTGNIIWRMGGKNNQFTFVNDTIGYSHQHAIRRIANGDFTMFDNGNFHNPPFSRALEYQVDQVHKIATLVWQYRNNPDYVSGAMGYVQRLPNGNTFIGWGDCNVAVTEVTSNGTKVYEMSLPDQIVSYRAYRLQWNVGGTTSGVVNNAIARTPQTMTLNENYPNPFNPSTIISFSLPATGVATLRVYNILGQRVATLVDGVVRGGVEQSVTFNASSLPSGIYYYRLESAQRSETKKMVLLK